In Anopheles gambiae chromosome 2, idAnoGambNW_F1_1, whole genome shotgun sequence, a single window of DNA contains:
- the LOC1274762 gene encoding LDLR chaperone boca: MKKLLALAVLCLLFNSLTVAKKFKEGEKPSWAKKDIRDFNDADMERLLEQWEEDDDPLEPDELPEHLRPPPSIDMGSVDASNPENILKLSKKGRTLMSFVSVNGNPTREETEDITKLWQTSLWNNHIQAERYLIDDNRAIFMFKDGAQAWEAKDFLVEQDRCLHVSIENKEYKGKHNRDEL, encoded by the exons ATGAAGAAACTACTCGCTTTAGCCGTACTTTGTCTGCTTTTCAACAGTTTAACCGTGGCGAAAAAGTTCAAAGAAGGTGAGAAACCATCATGGGCGAAGAAAGACATCCGCGATTTCAACGATGCCGACATGGAACGCTTGCTAGAGCAATGGGAG GAAGATGACGATCCACTCGAGCCGGACGAGCTGCCGGAACATTTGCGCCCACCGCCCTCGATCGATATGGGCAGCGTGGACGCGTCGAATCCGGAAAACATTCTCAAACTGTCGAAGAAGGGCCGCACGCTGATGTCGTTCGTGTCCGTCAACGGCAATCCGACGCGGGAGGAAACGGAGGACATCACCAAGCTGTGGCAGACCAGCCTGTGGAACAACCACATACAGGCGGAACGTTACCTGATCGACGACAATCGGGCCATCTTCATGTTCAAGGACGGGGCCCAGGCCTGGGAGGCGAAGGACTTCCTGGTCGAGCAGGACCGGTGCCTGCACGTGTCCATCGAGAACAAAGAGTACAAGGGCAAGCACAACCGGGACGAGCTGTGA